From a region of the Lactuca sativa cultivar Salinas chromosome 4, Lsat_Salinas_v11, whole genome shotgun sequence genome:
- the LOC111892223 gene encoding dual specificity protein phosphatase PHS1 isoform X2, whose protein sequence is MLNIDPSSFSWDMLSSLHHTEHSSSNEHSEDEMSKALEVTVNSGGVVFFALFNNNESREFLPKEAAAVIKIASSRMATQSERLGYEFARWLGVRTPQARVIHNCSTEWLKIKEAAEKAKEAAVSDGDEVGEVTCSELLEALELSRCLYLMNYVHGCPLLESSSAFKTQEAAEKTAAALGRILMLDLVIRNEDRLPCRYLRWRGNSANLLLADKMATANRDALEEAFDSAIKRYRPRVIRALQKERRSTSVDSRMSVDGSELSSSKSSDLSDAIGSPISSEKTLKRQITIDPIIGDFDIVAIDSGVPRRPPAGKRAGDQENYPKLVELLINSPEYASHLLYEITSGKLGVPQEAMETPPDNSPFKDMISVVHEFRSGFRAALMNLQSFHIFLLTLHQKLDSLLRSFMNIIDKSSGGDFDKEDLMILESPSHCVSPQGKGQGDTQEGCNDTEIQKTASSKGASSSGCKENFDSISPISHGKSSNKGSGSEPLRSMRITSKLRDFHKYAKVDAELNKELEQWNELLKNEAVKLCQENNFTSGFFEGSESNSVVDAYELKLRLEHILERISLISDAGNTEKPSLITNSLFIGGALAARSVYTLQHLGITHILCLCSNEIGQAESQRADLFEYQNFSIGDEEEADISQIFEEAHEFIEAVEEKGGKVLVHCFEGRSRSATVVLAYLMMRKKLTLSRAWNKLRRVHRRAQPNDGFARVLVEVERKVHGKVSMEWQQKKPSMKVCPICGKNAGLSSSSLKLHLQKSHKKLSSGSVDSAMSMEIQKVLEALNISTPRQSHSSD, encoded by the exons ATGTTGAACATTGATCCAAGCTCCTTCTCTTGGGACATGCTTTCTTCACTTCATCACACTGAACATAGTAGTAGCAATGAGCATTCAGAGGATGAAATGAGTAAAGCATTAGAG GTGACAGTGAATTCTGGTGGAGTTGTATTCTTTGCACTATTCAACAACAATGAAAGTCGTGAGTTTCTCCCCAAGGAAGCAGCAGCTGTAATAAAAATAGCTTCTTCTAGAATGGCTACACAATCAGAACGCCTTGGCTATGAATTTGCAAGATGGCTAGGTGTCAGAACTCCACAA GCTAGAGTCATTCACAATTGTAGTACTGAATGGTTAAAGATCAAAGAAGCTGCAGAAAAAGCAAAAGAAGCAGCAGTTTCTGATGGAGATGAAGTTGGTGAAGTCACGTGCTCGGAACTTCTAGAAGCTCTTGAACTCAGCCGATGCCTTTATCTCATGAA TTATGTGCATGGATGTCCTCTATTGGAAAGCTCAAGTGCATTTAAAACCCAAGAAGCTGCAGAAAAGACAGCAGCTGCCCTTGGGAGAATTTTAATGTTGGATCTTGTTATCAGAAATGAAGACAGACTTCCATGTCGTTACCTTCGTTGGAGGGGCAATTCTGCAAATTTACTTTTAGCTGACAAAATGGCAACTGCAAATAGGGACGCGTTAGAAGAAGCCTTTGATTCTGCTATCAAaagatacagaccaagggtaaTTCGGGCATTACAGAAAGAAAGAAGGTCAACCTCAGTAGATAGCCGAATGAGTGTGGATGGGTCGGAGTTATCATCATCAAAAAGCTCTGATCTTTCTGATGCTATAGGATCTCCAATCTCTTCtgaaaaaaccctaaaaagaCAAATTACAATCGATCCAATAATCGGTGATTTTGACATTGTAGCCATTGATTCCGGCGTCCCTCGCCGGCCACCCGCCGGAAAACGTGCAGGTGATCAAGAAAACTACCCGAAACTTGTTGAACTTTTGATCAACAGCCCTGAATACGCATCACATCTTTTATATGAAATAACAAGTGGGAAACTAGGAGTCCCTCAAGAAGCCATGGAAACTCCTCCGGACAATTCGCCCTTCAAAGACATGATTTCGGTTGTTCATGAATTCAGAAGTGGGTTTCGTGCAGCCCTCATGAACTTGCAGAGTTTTCATATATTTCTTCTCACACTTCACCAGAAGTTGGATAGTCTTTTAAGGAGTTTCATGAACATTATTGATAAATCTTCGGGTGGTGATTTTGATAAAGAGGATCTGATGATTCTTGAATCTCCATCACACTGTGTTTCACCACAAGGTAAAGGACAGGGTGATACACAGGAGGGTTGTAATGATACAGAAATTCAGAAAACAGCTTCTTCAAAGGGGGCATCATCTTCAGGTTGCAAAGAGAATTTTGACTCCATTTCCCCAATTTCACATGGAAAGTCTAGTAATAAAGGGAGTGGTTCTGAACCTCTTCGTAGCATGCGTATTACCTCAAAGCTACGTGATTTTCATAAATATGCTAAG GTTGATGCTGAACTAAACAAAGAATTAGAACAATGGAACGAATTACTTAAAAATGAAGCAGTAAAGCTCTGCCAAGAGAATAACTTCACTTCAGGGTTTTTCGAGGGCAGTGAGAGTAATTCTGTTGTTGATGCTTATGAATTGAAG CTCAGGCTTGAGCATATCCTTGAGAGGATATCATTAATATCTGATGCTGGAAACACAGAAAAACCTTCACTGATCACAAATAGCCTATTCATTGGAGGGGCATTAGCTGCAAGATCTGTTTATACACTGCAACATTTAGGGATTACACATATATTGTGCTTGTGTTCTAATGAAATCGGCCAGGCTGAATCTCAACGGGCAGATTTGTTTGAGTATCAAAACTTTTCT ATAGGTGATGAAGAAGAAGCAGACATCAGTCAGATCTTTGAAGAAGCTCATGAATTTATTGAAGCTGTTGAAGAAAAAGGCGGGAAGGTTCTTGTTCATTGCTTTGAAGGGAGAAGCAGGAGTGCCACAGTTGTTCTTGCATACTTAATGATGAGGAA GAAGCTGACTTTGTCGAGGGCATGGAACAAGCTAAGAAGGGTTCACAGGAGAGCACAGCCAAATGACGGATTTGCCCGTGTACTTGTGGAGGTGGAGAGGAAGGTGCACGGGAAGGTTTCAATGGAATGGCAACAGAAGAAGCCGTCAATGAAGGTGTGTCCGATATGTGGGAAGAACGCGGGGTTGAGCAGCAGCTCACTGAAGCTTCATTTGCAGAAATCGCATAAGAAATTGTCATCAGGGAGTGTAGACAGTGCCATGAGCATGGAGATTCAAAAGGTTTTGGAGGCACTCAACATTTCAACACCAAGACAATCTCATTCAAGCGATTGA
- the LOC111892223 gene encoding dual specificity protein phosphatase PHS1 isoform X1, translating to MMAANETKDDLYALSLQKEEEEKYKEYDLGSDDTDAPLPLTVTSRVLYMLGDIAAGPAFRFTQWLELVRKRSGKYKSSGFPHRPHRPQKLDNMLLSAGDLSLESKNSPLFEQVAEISLWERLGKAAMLNIDPSSFSWDMLSSLHHTEHSSSNEHSEDEMSKALEVTVNSGGVVFFALFNNNESREFLPKEAAAVIKIASSRMATQSERLGYEFARWLGVRTPQARVIHNCSTEWLKIKEAAEKAKEAAVSDGDEVGEVTCSELLEALELSRCLYLMNYVHGCPLLESSSAFKTQEAAEKTAAALGRILMLDLVIRNEDRLPCRYLRWRGNSANLLLADKMATANRDALEEAFDSAIKRYRPRVIRALQKERRSTSVDSRMSVDGSELSSSKSSDLSDAIGSPISSEKTLKRQITIDPIIGDFDIVAIDSGVPRRPPAGKRAGDQENYPKLVELLINSPEYASHLLYEITSGKLGVPQEAMETPPDNSPFKDMISVVHEFRSGFRAALMNLQSFHIFLLTLHQKLDSLLRSFMNIIDKSSGGDFDKEDLMILESPSHCVSPQGKGQGDTQEGCNDTEIQKTASSKGASSSGCKENFDSISPISHGKSSNKGSGSEPLRSMRITSKLRDFHKYAKVDAELNKELEQWNELLKNEAVKLCQENNFTSGFFEGSESNSVVDAYELKLRLEHILERISLISDAGNTEKPSLITNSLFIGGALAARSVYTLQHLGITHILCLCSNEIGQAESQRADLFEYQNFSIGDEEEADISQIFEEAHEFIEAVEEKGGKVLVHCFEGRSRSATVVLAYLMMRKKLTLSRAWNKLRRVHRRAQPNDGFARVLVEVERKVHGKVSMEWQQKKPSMKVCPICGKNAGLSSSSLKLHLQKSHKKLSSGSVDSAMSMEIQKVLEALNISTPRQSHSSD from the exons ATGATGGCGGCCAATGAAACCAAAGATGACCTTTACGCTCTCTCTCTTCAG aaagaagaagaagaaaagtatAAGGAGTATGATCTCGGATCTGACGACACTGACGCCCCTCTGCCCCTAACCGTCACCTCTCGT GTATTGTACATGTTAGGTGATATTGCAGCAGGCCCTGCTTTTCGATTTACTCAATGGTTGGAGTTAGTACGGAAGCGTAGTGGCAAGTATAAGTCCTCTGGCTTCCCTCATCGTCCTCATCGCCCTCAAAAACTTGATAATATGCTCTTGAG TGCAGGAGATTTAAGCTTGGAATCAAAAAATTCTCCTCTTTTTGAGCAAGTTGCAGAAATCAGTTTGTGGGAAAGACTTGGTAAGGCTGCTATGTTGAACATTGATCCAAGCTCCTTCTCTTGGGACATGCTTTCTTCACTTCATCACACTGAACATAGTAGTAGCAATGAGCATTCAGAGGATGAAATGAGTAAAGCATTAGAG GTGACAGTGAATTCTGGTGGAGTTGTATTCTTTGCACTATTCAACAACAATGAAAGTCGTGAGTTTCTCCCCAAGGAAGCAGCAGCTGTAATAAAAATAGCTTCTTCTAGAATGGCTACACAATCAGAACGCCTTGGCTATGAATTTGCAAGATGGCTAGGTGTCAGAACTCCACAA GCTAGAGTCATTCACAATTGTAGTACTGAATGGTTAAAGATCAAAGAAGCTGCAGAAAAAGCAAAAGAAGCAGCAGTTTCTGATGGAGATGAAGTTGGTGAAGTCACGTGCTCGGAACTTCTAGAAGCTCTTGAACTCAGCCGATGCCTTTATCTCATGAA TTATGTGCATGGATGTCCTCTATTGGAAAGCTCAAGTGCATTTAAAACCCAAGAAGCTGCAGAAAAGACAGCAGCTGCCCTTGGGAGAATTTTAATGTTGGATCTTGTTATCAGAAATGAAGACAGACTTCCATGTCGTTACCTTCGTTGGAGGGGCAATTCTGCAAATTTACTTTTAGCTGACAAAATGGCAACTGCAAATAGGGACGCGTTAGAAGAAGCCTTTGATTCTGCTATCAAaagatacagaccaagggtaaTTCGGGCATTACAGAAAGAAAGAAGGTCAACCTCAGTAGATAGCCGAATGAGTGTGGATGGGTCGGAGTTATCATCATCAAAAAGCTCTGATCTTTCTGATGCTATAGGATCTCCAATCTCTTCtgaaaaaaccctaaaaagaCAAATTACAATCGATCCAATAATCGGTGATTTTGACATTGTAGCCATTGATTCCGGCGTCCCTCGCCGGCCACCCGCCGGAAAACGTGCAGGTGATCAAGAAAACTACCCGAAACTTGTTGAACTTTTGATCAACAGCCCTGAATACGCATCACATCTTTTATATGAAATAACAAGTGGGAAACTAGGAGTCCCTCAAGAAGCCATGGAAACTCCTCCGGACAATTCGCCCTTCAAAGACATGATTTCGGTTGTTCATGAATTCAGAAGTGGGTTTCGTGCAGCCCTCATGAACTTGCAGAGTTTTCATATATTTCTTCTCACACTTCACCAGAAGTTGGATAGTCTTTTAAGGAGTTTCATGAACATTATTGATAAATCTTCGGGTGGTGATTTTGATAAAGAGGATCTGATGATTCTTGAATCTCCATCACACTGTGTTTCACCACAAGGTAAAGGACAGGGTGATACACAGGAGGGTTGTAATGATACAGAAATTCAGAAAACAGCTTCTTCAAAGGGGGCATCATCTTCAGGTTGCAAAGAGAATTTTGACTCCATTTCCCCAATTTCACATGGAAAGTCTAGTAATAAAGGGAGTGGTTCTGAACCTCTTCGTAGCATGCGTATTACCTCAAAGCTACGTGATTTTCATAAATATGCTAAG GTTGATGCTGAACTAAACAAAGAATTAGAACAATGGAACGAATTACTTAAAAATGAAGCAGTAAAGCTCTGCCAAGAGAATAACTTCACTTCAGGGTTTTTCGAGGGCAGTGAGAGTAATTCTGTTGTTGATGCTTATGAATTGAAG CTCAGGCTTGAGCATATCCTTGAGAGGATATCATTAATATCTGATGCTGGAAACACAGAAAAACCTTCACTGATCACAAATAGCCTATTCATTGGAGGGGCATTAGCTGCAAGATCTGTTTATACACTGCAACATTTAGGGATTACACATATATTGTGCTTGTGTTCTAATGAAATCGGCCAGGCTGAATCTCAACGGGCAGATTTGTTTGAGTATCAAAACTTTTCT ATAGGTGATGAAGAAGAAGCAGACATCAGTCAGATCTTTGAAGAAGCTCATGAATTTATTGAAGCTGTTGAAGAAAAAGGCGGGAAGGTTCTTGTTCATTGCTTTGAAGGGAGAAGCAGGAGTGCCACAGTTGTTCTTGCATACTTAATGATGAGGAA GAAGCTGACTTTGTCGAGGGCATGGAACAAGCTAAGAAGGGTTCACAGGAGAGCACAGCCAAATGACGGATTTGCCCGTGTACTTGTGGAGGTGGAGAGGAAGGTGCACGGGAAGGTTTCAATGGAATGGCAACAGAAGAAGCCGTCAATGAAGGTGTGTCCGATATGTGGGAAGAACGCGGGGTTGAGCAGCAGCTCACTGAAGCTTCATTTGCAGAAATCGCATAAGAAATTGTCATCAGGGAGTGTAGACAGTGCCATGAGCATGGAGATTCAAAAGGTTTTGGAGGCACTCAACATTTCAACACCAAGACAATCTCATTCAAGCGATTGA